AATAGGCAAACCGGCCGAGGATGCATCCTGCCGGAAGCGCGCTGCTTCGGTTTGCCTATTTTACATAATATATCTTATCGGACGCTGTAAGCCTGCTGCGGCCCGCCCTCCGGCCCGCCCTTTCGCGCCTCATCCCGATCCCCTATCGCGCACCGCGCGTCTCTTCTAGACTGCCGGCACCCATGCGTCTGATCACGCGCAACGTGCTGCGGGAAATCGTTCCGCCGTTCGGCCTCGGGCTTGCCGCCTACACGTTCCTTCTCCTCCTGCGTTCCCTCGTCCAGCTCTCCGAGATGATCGTGCGGCGCGGAGTTCCGGCGGCCGTCGTGGGCGATCTGCTCCTCCTGACCCTGCCGCAGGTGCTCGTCCTCACGATTCCGATGGCCTTCCTGTTCGGGATCCTCATCGGGATCGGGCGGCTGTCGGGCGATTCGGAGATCGTCGCGCTCCGGGCCTCGGGAGTGTCGCGCACGAGGCTTTTCCTTCCCGTCGGTCTCGCGGGTGCCGGGCTCGCGGTCCTGGTCGCGTTCCTCAGCATGTGGGGCTACCCGACCGCCAACGACCGCCTGGAACGGATGGAGAGCCGTCTCTTCGCGTCGGCCGCGCTCGAGATGGTCCGGCCGCGGGTCTTCACCGAGCCGCGCACGGAGTGGGACTGGGTGATGTTCGTCGACCGGGACCTCCCCGGCGCCGCCGGGTGGAGGGGGGTTTTCCTCGACGACCGTACCGACGCGAACCGTGAATCGGTGATCGTCGCGCGAGAGGGGCGATTCCGCTTCGACGGGCGGCGGCTCTGGCTCGATCTGTCCGGGGCGATCCAGCACACCACGGAGCGGCTCGACCGGCGCGTGTACCGTCTCAACCACAGCGACCGGCTGAGCATCCTCGTCCACGAGAGCCGCGACCGTTCCGGCCCCGGACAGCGGATCGAGAAGGGCGTGCGGCTCCAGACGCTGGCCGAGCTCTGGCGCAACGTGCGGGGCCCGGCGTTCTCTCCGGAGCGGCACCGCCTGCTCCAGGTCGAGATCCACAAGAAGTTCGCGATCCCCGTCGCCTGTCTCGTGTTCGCGCTCGTGGGGCTCCCCCTCGGGATCACGAACCGCCGCGGGGGCCGCGGGAGCGGCTTCGCGGTCTCTCTCGCGATCATCCTCGCGTACTACCTCCTCTTCAACACCGGTGAGAACTGGGCGGAGGACGGCCGGATGTCCCCGGCGCTCGCGATGTGGCTCCCCAACGCGCTGCTGGCCATCCTCGGCGGATTCCTCTTCCTGCGGCCGGAGCGGGAGCGCCTCTCGTGGGCCGAGCGATGGCGCCGATGGAGGGCCCGCCGGAGGGAGGCGGGGGCGGCGCCGGCGGAGGAGCCGGCCGCCGGCTCGTCGGCCGGGTCCGGGCTCGCGCGGTTTCCGACGCGCATCGACCGGTACGTCCTCTCCCCTTTTCTCGCCGCTCTGGCGGCCATCTACGCGTCGGTGACCTTCCTCTACGTGCTCGTGGACTATTCCGACCACGCGGACGACATCCTGAAGCGGCGCATTCCATCCGCCGTCGTCGCCGACTACTACCGGGCGATGCTCGCGCCGATCCTCGTGCAGATCCTGCCGTTCTGCGTGATGCTCGCGGCGCTCGTGGCGCTCTCGGCGCTTTCCCGGCACGGCGAGGACACCGCGTTCAAGGCGTGCGGCGTCGCTCTGCCACGGCTCGGCGTGCCGATCCTCGTCCTCGCGGTCGCGGCCGCGGGGGCCGCGTTCTGGACGGGCGAGTACGTCCTGCCGGGCGCCAACCGGGAGTCGCACCGACTGCTGGACCGGATCAAGGGACGCACGGAGCGCGCCGCCGCGATGCCGAGCGGAGGGACGTGGGCGCTCGGGGGCGACGGGTCGCGGATCTGGAACTTCGACACGTACGAGGCGGGGGCGCGGAGGCTCTGGCGCCCGTCGCTCTTCGAATTCGACCGCGACTTCCACCTCGTCGCGCGGACGACCGCCTCGACGGCGGAATGGGACGGCTCGGCGTGGAGGCTTCACGACGGGTGGCGGCGGACGTTCTCGGGCGGCGCGGAGACGTCGTTTGCGCCCTTCGGAACGCTCCGGGTCGCGGCGGATTCGCCGCGGCTCTTCGAGCGGGTCGGAAGGCGCCCCGACGAGATGCGCTACCGGGCGCTCTCCCGGTACGTCGAGCGCCTCTCGCGGAGCGGCTACCCGGTCGCGCCGCTCGCGACGGCGCTCGCGAGCAAGCCCGCGGCGGCGGCTCAGACGATCGTGCTGGCCTGCCTCG
This DNA window, taken from Thermoanaerobaculia bacterium, encodes the following:
- the lptF gene encoding LPS export ABC transporter permease LptF, yielding MRLITRNVLREIVPPFGLGLAAYTFLLLLRSLVQLSEMIVRRGVPAAVVGDLLLLTLPQVLVLTIPMAFLFGILIGIGRLSGDSEIVALRASGVSRTRLFLPVGLAGAGLAVLVAFLSMWGYPTANDRLERMESRLFASAALEMVRPRVFTEPRTEWDWVMFVDRDLPGAAGWRGVFLDDRTDANRESVIVAREGRFRFDGRRLWLDLSGAIQHTTERLDRRVYRLNHSDRLSILVHESRDRSGPGQRIEKGVRLQTLAELWRNVRGPAFSPERHRLLQVEIHKKFAIPVACLVFALVGLPLGITNRRGGRGSGFAVSLAIILAYYLLFNTGENWAEDGRMSPALAMWLPNALLAILGGFLFLRPERERLSWAERWRRWRARRREAGAAPAEEPAAGSSAGSGLARFPTRIDRYVLSPFLAALAAIYASVTFLYVLVDYSDHADDILKRRIPSAVVADYYRAMLAPILVQILPFCVMLAALVALSALSRHGEDTAFKACGVALPRLGVPILVLAVAAAGAAFWTGEYVLPGANRESHRLLDRIKGRTERAAAMPSGGTWALGGDGSRIWNFDTYEAGARRLWRPSLFEFDRDFHLVARTTASTAEWDGSAWRLHDGWRRTFSGGAETSFAPFGTLRVAADSPRLFERVGRRPDEMRYRALSRYVERLSRSGYPVAPLATALASKPAAAAQTIVLACLALPFAFSIGRRGTLTGIGVGLAAGMIFLVAASLFTRLGEVGSLPPLLAAWGPDLIFLIFAGYRMTTVRT